In Zingiber officinale cultivar Zhangliang chromosome 8B, Zo_v1.1, whole genome shotgun sequence, a single genomic region encodes these proteins:
- the LOC122016710 gene encoding constitutive photomorphogenesis protein 10-like isoform X1, with the protein MRSSTPTSGLPSGDGSGGGGIGGGGNGGIGGVGVRVWPPTTSVSSSGKRIQKEMQELNVDPLLADCSAGPKGDNLYHWVSTIIGPQGSPYEGGIFFLDIIFPPEYPFKAPKVTFKTRIYHCNVDTAGNLNLDILKDGWSPALTISKVLIAIKSIITNPDPYTSRNSSIAQLYLTDRAKHHKIAADWTKRFAQ; encoded by the exons ATGAGGTCTTCCACACCTACTAGTGGCCTTCCTTCAGGTGATGGCAGTGGAGGAGGTGGGATTGGTGGGGGAGGCAATGGTGGCATAGGGGGTGTTGGTGTTCGAGTTTGGCCACCAACTACATCAGTATCATCCTCAGGGAAGAGGATCCAAAAGGAGATGCAGGAGTTGAATGTTGACCCTCTTCTCGCAGATTGCTCCGCTGGCCCCAAGGGAGATAACCTGTACCACTGGGTCTCCACTATCATTGGCCCCCAAG GATCGCCATATGAAGGTGGCATTTTTTTCCTTGACATCATATTTCCACCTGAGTATCCGTTCAAAGCTCCAAAG GTGACATTTAAAACCCGGATTTATCACTGCAATGTTGATACTGCCGGCAATCTAAATCTAGACATCCTGAAGGATGGATGGAGTCCAGCTTTAACAATTTCCAAGGTTTTAATTGCCATCAAATCCATCATCACTAATCCTGACCCCT ATACTTCTCGCAACTCAAGTATTGCTCAATTATATTTGACAGATCGAGCTAAGCACCACAAGATAGCAGCCGACTGGACTAAGCGATTTGCTCAGTAA
- the LOC122014384 gene encoding transcription termination factor MTERF15, mitochondrial-like: protein MLHLHSLVHRHALLPSIQLRRLFFSTGASASSSVGTASPDPNFLVEYLMNACGFSADDASKVSKSFPRFRSAEKADAVLGFLRSQGIDGANLRKIISSKPGFLCRDVENSLAPKFKILRDMGLSESDIANAVLRHPVILSLNVQNTLLPRLKVWESLFGSREILFRQLRSCNRFMSTSIKNVNPESLRALVDRAEGIGIPRKSKMFLWILDALYRVSKEKFEVQVKLMHSFGWSNSDFTAAFKQRPTFLWRSTEALQRKMEFFIKDVELKPSEIAKNPTVLAFSLEKRLIPRFQLMKILKSEGLWTSKTKLHRFFALPGPKFLQTFVLPYKDKLPKLLDLS, encoded by the exons ATGCTTCACCTTCACTCCCTGGTCCACCGCCATGCGCTCCTTCCATCGATCCAACTCCGTCGCCTCTTCTTCTCCACCGGCGCTTCCGCCTCCTCCTCAGTCGGCACCGCTTCTCCCGATCCCAACTTCCTGGTCGAGTACCTCATGAATGCATGCGGGTTCTCCGCCGACGATGCTTCCAAGGTCTCCAAGTCGTTCCCCCGTTTTCGTTCCGCCGAGAAGGCCGACGCCGTTCTTGGATTTCTGAGATCTCAGGGCATTGATGGAGCTAATCTCAGAAAGATAATATCTTCGAAGCCAGGATTTCTCTGCAGGGATGTGGAGAACAGTCTCGCtccaaagtttaaaattttgcgCGACATGGGGTTATCTGAGTCCGACATCGCCAATGCGGTTTTGCGGCATCCCGTCATTCTTTCCCTCAACGTCCAGAACACGCTTCTCCCCAGATTGAAGGTTTGGGAAAGTTTATTTGGATCGAGGGAGATCCTCTTCAGACAACTCCGGAGCTGCAATAGGTTTATGAGCACCAGCATTAAGAATGTG AATCCTGAATCCCTCCGGGCTTTGGTTGATAGAGCTGAGGGGATTGGAATTCCCCGGAAATCTAAGATGTTTCTCTGGATCCTTGATGCGCTGTACAGGGTCAGCAAGGAAAAATTTGAGGTCCAAGTAAAGCTCATGCACAGCTTTGGTTGGTCGAACTCGGATTTCACTGCTGCATTCAAGCAACGTCCTACCTTTTTATGGCGTTCCACAGAGGCATTGCAGAGGAAGATGGAATTTTTTATCAAGGATGTTGAACTTAAACCTTCTGAGATTGCTAAAAACCCAACCGTTTTAGCATTCAGTTTGGAAAAGAGGTTAATACCTCGATTTCAATTGATGAAGATATTGAAATCTGAAGGGTTATGGACTTCAAAAACCAAGCTACATAGATTTTTCGCATTGCCTGGTCCAAAATTCTTGCAGACCTTTGTTCTCCCTTACAAAGATAAACTCCCcaagcttcttgatctctcgTGA
- the LOC122017892 gene encoding uncharacterized protein LOC122017892 isoform X1 → MLHLHSLVRRHALLPSIRLRRLFFSTGASASSSVATTASTDPHFLVEYLVNTCGFSADDASKVSKSLPRIRSAEKADAVLGFLRSQGLDDSNLRKLITWKPTLLGCDVQTNLAHKFNFLRDMGFSESDAVNVVMLHPIILSLNVQNTLLPRLKVWESLFGSREILLRKLRSCNRFMSTSIENVVRPNLNFLRDECGIPEDRVSLVLKMHPGFIVQNPESLRALVDRAEGIGVSRKSKMFLRILDVLHGVSKEKFEAQVKLMHSFGWSNSDFIAAFMKRPTFLWHSTELLQRKMEFFIKDVEIKPSEIANHPIVLAFSLEKRSIPRFQLMKILKSEGLWTSKIKIQNFFSLPSSKFLQSFVFPYKDKLPKLLEVV, encoded by the coding sequence ATGCTTCACCTGCACTCCCTAGTCCGCCGCCATGCGCTCCTTCCATCGATCCGACTCCGTCGTCTCTTCTTCTCCACCGGCGCTTCCGCCTCCTCCTCAGTCGCCACCACCGCTTCTACCGATCCCCACTTCCTTGTTGAGTACCTCGTGAATACATGCGGCTTCTCCGCCGACGATGCTTCCAAGGTCTCCAAGTCGCTCCCCCGTATTCGGTCCGCCGAGAAGGCTGACGCCGTTCTTGGATTTCTCAGATCCCAGGGCCTTGATGACTCTAATCTCAGAAAGCTAATAACTTGGAAACCAACATTGCTCGGCTGCGATGTGCAGACGAACCTCGCTCATAAGTTCAATTTTTTACGCGACATGGGGTTCTCTGAGTCCGACGCCGTCAATGTCGTTATGCTGCACCCCATCATTCTTTCCCTCAACGTCCAGAACACGCTTCTCCCCAGATTGAAGGTTTGGGAAAGTTTATTTGGATCGAGGGAGATCCTCCTCAGGAAACTCCGGAGCTGTAATAGGTTTATGAGCACCAGCATTGAGAATGTGGTACGCCCTAACTTGAACTTCTTACGGGATGAATGTGGAATTCCTGAAGACAGGGTTTCCCTTGTCCTTAAAATGCACCCCGGCTTCATAGTGCAGAATCCTGAATCCCTCCGGGCTTTGGTAGATAGAGCTGAGGGGATTGGAGTTTCCCGGAAATCTAAGATGTTCCTCAGGATCCTTGATGTGCTGCACGGGGTCAGCAAGGAGAAATTTGAGGCCCAAGTAAAGCTCATGCACAGCTTTGGTTGGTCGAACTCGGATTTCATTGCTGCATTCATGAAACGCCCAACCTTTTTATGGCATTCCACAGAGCTATTGCAGAGGAAGATGGAATTTTTTATCAAGGATGTTGAAATTAAACCTTCTGAGATTGCTAACCACCCAATCGTTTTAGCATTTAGTTTGGAAAAGAGGTCAATTCCTCGGTTTCAATTGATGAAGATATTGAAATCTGAAGGGTTATGGACTTCGAAAATCAAGATACAAAACTTTTTCTCATTGCCGAGTTCAAAATTCTTGCAGAGCTTTGTCTTCCCTTACAAAGATAAACTCCCCAAACTTCTTGAAGTCGTGTGA
- the LOC122017732 gene encoding transcription termination factor MTERF15, mitochondrial-like, producing the protein MLHLHSLVRRQALLPSIQLRRVFFSTGASATTSVATASPDPNFLVEYLMNACGFSADDASKVSKSFPRFRSAEKADAVLGFLRSHGIDGANLRKIITWKPGFLCWDVETNLAQKFKILQEMGLSESDAVNVVMQHPVILSLNVQNTLLPRLKIWESLFGSREILLRNLRSCNRFMSTSIENVVRPNLNFLRDECGIPEDRVSRVIKRHPGFIVQNPESLRALVDRAEGIGIPRESKMFLWILDVLHGVSREKFEVQVKLLHSFGWSNSDFTAAFKKRPAFLWHSTEVLQRKMEFFIKDVEIKPSEIANHPIVLAFSLEKRLIPRFQLMKILKSEGLWTSNIKLHNFFSSPDPKFLQSFVLPYKDKLPKLAEVKGHNPNCKFI; encoded by the coding sequence ATGCTTCACCTTCACTCCCTGGTCCGCCGCCAGGCGCTCCTTCCATCGATCCAACTCCGTCGCGTCTTCTTCTCCACCGGCGCTTCCGCCACCACCTCAGTCGCCACCGCTTCTCCCGATCCCAACTTCCTGGTCGAGTACCTCATGAATGCATGCGGGTTCTCCGCCGACGATGCTTCCAAGGTCTCCAAGTCGTTCCCTCGTTTTCGGTCCGCCGAGAAGGCCGACGCCGTTCTTGGATTTCTCAGATCTCACGGCATTGATGGAGCTAATCTCAGAAAGATAATAACTTGGAAACCAGGATTCCTCTGCTGGGATGTGGAGACGAACCTCGCTCAGAAGTTTAAAATTTTGCAGGAAATGGGATTATCTGAGTCTGACGCCGTCAATGTCGTTATGCAGCACCCCGTCATTCTTTCCCTCAACGTCCAGAACACGCTTCTCCCCAGATTGAAGATTTGGGAAAGTTTATTTGGATCGAGGGAGATCCTCCTCAGGAATCTCCGGAGCTGTAATAGGTTTATGAGCACCAGCATTGAGAATGTGGTACGCCCTAACTTGAACTTCTTACGGGATGAATGTGGTATTCCTGAAGACCGGGTTTCTCGTGTCATTAAAAGGCACCCCGGCTTCATCGTGCAGAATCCTGAATCCCTCCGGGCTTTGGTAGATAGAGCTGAGGGGATTGGAATTCCCCGTGAATCTAAAATGTTCCTTTGGATCCTTGATGTGCTGCACGGGGTCAGCAGGGAAAAATTTGAGGTCCAAGTCAAGCTCTTGCACAGCTTTGGTTGGTCAAACTCGGATTTCACTGCTGCATTCAAGAAACGACCAGCCTTTTTATGGCATTCCACAGAAGTATTGCAGAGGAAGATGGAATTTTTTATCAAGGATGTTGAAATTAAACCTTCTGAGATTGCTAACCACCCAATCGTTTTAGCATTTAGTTTGGAAAAGAGGTTAATTCCTCGGTTTCAATTGATGAAGATATTGAAATCTGAAGGGTTATGGACTTCAAACATCAAGCTACACAACTTTTTCTCATCGCCGGATCCAAAATTCTTGCAGAGCTTTGTTCTCCCTTACAAAGATAAACTCCCCAAACTTGCTGAAGTGAAGGGGCATAATCCAAACTGCAAATTTATTTGA
- the LOC122017892 gene encoding uncharacterized protein LOC122017892 isoform X2 produces the protein MLHLHSLVRRHALLPSIRLRRLFFSTGASASSSVATTASTDPHFLVEYLVNTCGFSADDASKVSKSLPRIRSAEKADAVLGFLRSQGLDDSNLRKLITWKPTLLGCDVQTNLAHKFNFLRDMGFSESDAVNVVMLHPIILSLNVQNTLLPRLKVWESLFGSREILLRKLRSCNRFMSTSIENVNPESLRALVDRAEGIGVSRKSKMFLRILDVLHGVSKEKFEAQVKLMHSFGWSNSDFIAAFMKRPTFLWHSTELLQRKMEFFIKDVEIKPSEIANHPIVLAFSLEKRSIPRFQLMKILKSEGLWTSKIKIQNFFSLPSSKFLQSFVFPYKDKLPKLLEVV, from the exons ATGCTTCACCTGCACTCCCTAGTCCGCCGCCATGCGCTCCTTCCATCGATCCGACTCCGTCGTCTCTTCTTCTCCACCGGCGCTTCCGCCTCCTCCTCAGTCGCCACCACCGCTTCTACCGATCCCCACTTCCTTGTTGAGTACCTCGTGAATACATGCGGCTTCTCCGCCGACGATGCTTCCAAGGTCTCCAAGTCGCTCCCCCGTATTCGGTCCGCCGAGAAGGCTGACGCCGTTCTTGGATTTCTCAGATCCCAGGGCCTTGATGACTCTAATCTCAGAAAGCTAATAACTTGGAAACCAACATTGCTCGGCTGCGATGTGCAGACGAACCTCGCTCATAAGTTCAATTTTTTACGCGACATGGGGTTCTCTGAGTCCGACGCCGTCAATGTCGTTATGCTGCACCCCATCATTCTTTCCCTCAACGTCCAGAACACGCTTCTCCCCAGATTGAAGGTTTGGGAAAGTTTATTTGGATCGAGGGAGATCCTCCTCAGGAAACTCCGGAGCTGTAATAGGTTTATGAGCACCAGCATTGAGAATGTG AATCCTGAATCCCTCCGGGCTTTGGTAGATAGAGCTGAGGGGATTGGAGTTTCCCGGAAATCTAAGATGTTCCTCAGGATCCTTGATGTGCTGCACGGGGTCAGCAAGGAGAAATTTGAGGCCCAAGTAAAGCTCATGCACAGCTTTGGTTGGTCGAACTCGGATTTCATTGCTGCATTCATGAAACGCCCAACCTTTTTATGGCATTCCACAGAGCTATTGCAGAGGAAGATGGAATTTTTTATCAAGGATGTTGAAATTAAACCTTCTGAGATTGCTAACCACCCAATCGTTTTAGCATTTAGTTTGGAAAAGAGGTCAATTCCTCGGTTTCAATTGATGAAGATATTGAAATCTGAAGGGTTATGGACTTCGAAAATCAAGATACAAAACTTTTTCTCATTGCCGAGTTCAAAATTCTTGCAGAGCTTTGTCTTCCCTTACAAAGATAAACTCCCCAAACTTCTTGAAGTCGTGTGA
- the LOC122016710 gene encoding constitutive photomorphogenesis protein 10-like isoform X2: protein MRSSTPTSGLPSGDGSGGGGIGGGGNGGIGGVGVRVWPPTTSVSSSGKRIQKEMQELNVDPLLADCSAGPKGDNLYHWVSTIIGPQGSPYEGGIFFLDIIFPPEYPFKAPKVTFKTRIYHCNVDTAGNLNLDILKDGWSPALTISKVLIAIKSIITNPDPYRAKHHKIAADWTKRFAQ, encoded by the exons ATGAGGTCTTCCACACCTACTAGTGGCCTTCCTTCAGGTGATGGCAGTGGAGGAGGTGGGATTGGTGGGGGAGGCAATGGTGGCATAGGGGGTGTTGGTGTTCGAGTTTGGCCACCAACTACATCAGTATCATCCTCAGGGAAGAGGATCCAAAAGGAGATGCAGGAGTTGAATGTTGACCCTCTTCTCGCAGATTGCTCCGCTGGCCCCAAGGGAGATAACCTGTACCACTGGGTCTCCACTATCATTGGCCCCCAAG GATCGCCATATGAAGGTGGCATTTTTTTCCTTGACATCATATTTCCACCTGAGTATCCGTTCAAAGCTCCAAAG GTGACATTTAAAACCCGGATTTATCACTGCAATGTTGATACTGCCGGCAATCTAAATCTAGACATCCTGAAGGATGGATGGAGTCCAGCTTTAACAATTTCCAAGGTTTTAATTGCCATCAAATCCATCATCACTAATCCTGACCCCT ATCGAGCTAAGCACCACAAGATAGCAGCCGACTGGACTAAGCGATTTGCTCAGTAA